Proteins from one Peptococcaceae bacterium genomic window:
- a CDS encoding 3-oxoacyl-ACP reductase FabG, whose protein sequence is MRLKDKVAIVTGSASGLGLGIVKRMAREGARVVVADLNFEGAKKAAAEIEASGGQAMPYKLDVTKYDQACAMVKDVLERWGQIDILVNNAGWDKFGPFADSTEDVWDKIIAINYRGNVNCCHAVWKYFLERKYGKIINIASDAGRAGSSGETVYAGTKGAIIAFTKSLAREGARAQINVNCICPGPADTPLFAEMKEERPKLAEALLKAIPFGRLAVPEDIAAGVVFFASDEASYITGQTLSISGGLTMM, encoded by the coding sequence ATGAGACTTAAAGACAAGGTAGCCATTGTTACAGGATCGGCAAGCGGTCTTGGACTGGGTATCGTTAAGAGAATGGCCCGGGAAGGGGCAAGGGTGGTGGTGGCTGACCTCAATTTTGAAGGGGCCAAAAAGGCAGCCGCGGAAATCGAGGCCTCAGGCGGCCAGGCCATGCCCTATAAGCTTGACGTGACCAAATACGACCAGGCCTGCGCCATGGTTAAAGATGTCCTGGAAAGGTGGGGACAGATCGACATCCTGGTCAACAACGCCGGCTGGGATAAGTTCGGCCCGTTTGCCGATTCCACTGAGGACGTCTGGGACAAGATCATTGCCATCAATTACCGGGGCAACGTGAACTGCTGCCATGCCGTCTGGAAATACTTCCTGGAGCGCAAGTATGGTAAAATCATCAACATCGCCTCCGACGCCGGACGCGCCGGTTCCTCCGGGGAAACAGTCTATGCGGGAACCAAGGGAGCCATTATTGCCTTTACCAAGTCGCTGGCCCGCGAGGGCGCCAGGGCGCAGATAAACGTGAACTGCATCTGCCCCGGTCCCGCCGATACGCCGCTTTTTGCGGAAATGAAGGAAGAAAGGCCCAAGCTGGCCGAAGCCCTGCTCAAAGCCATACCCTTCGGGCGCCTGGCAGTACCCGAGGACATTGCGGCGGGAGTGGTCTTCTTCGCCAGCGACGAGGCTTCCTATATCACCGGCCAGACCCTCAGCATCAGCGGGGGACTGACCATGATGTAA
- a CDS encoding enoyl-CoA hydratase-related protein: protein MGALKLEKKGRVGLLTVNRPEVLNALNAGVIKELDELIAALEKDKEIKVVVITGAGDKAFVAGADIAALQGMSPSQAQEFVREGQRVFGRIAESSKPYIAAVNGYALGGGCELAIACDIRIAGENARFGLPEVKLGLIPGFGGTQRLPQIIGKARAMELIWSGDNLKAEEAFRIGLVNRVVPKEKVLEAALELAGQLAAKSMIALSHIKKAVLSAGSNLEEGLFYEARLFTGCFESADGREGISAFLEKREAKFQDR, encoded by the coding sequence ATGGGAGCACTAAAACTGGAAAAGAAAGGGAGGGTCGGGCTTCTCACCGTAAACCGTCCCGAAGTCCTCAACGCTTTGAATGCCGGCGTGATCAAGGAGCTTGACGAGTTGATCGCCGCCCTGGAAAAGGATAAAGAAATCAAGGTGGTGGTCATCACCGGGGCGGGCGACAAGGCGTTCGTGGCGGGGGCGGACATCGCCGCCCTCCAGGGGATGTCCCCTTCCCAGGCCCAGGAGTTTGTCCGGGAGGGGCAGAGGGTTTTCGGCCGGATTGCCGAAAGCTCCAAACCTTATATAGCCGCGGTGAACGGCTATGCCCTGGGCGGGGGCTGCGAGCTGGCCATTGCCTGCGATATTCGCATAGCCGGTGAAAACGCCAGGTTCGGGCTGCCGGAAGTAAAGCTCGGCCTTATTCCAGGCTTCGGCGGGACGCAGCGGCTTCCTCAAATTATCGGCAAGGCCAGGGCAATGGAATTGATCTGGTCGGGCGACAACTTAAAGGCGGAAGAGGCCTTCCGCATCGGCCTGGTGAACAGGGTCGTGCCGAAGGAGAAAGTCCTGGAGGCCGCCCTGGAACTGGCCGGGCAGCTGGCTGCCAAGAGCATGATCGCCCTGTCCCACATCAAGAAAGCCGTGCTGTCGGCTGGCTCCAACCTCGAGGAGGGGTTGTTTTACGAAGCAAGGCTGTTTACGGGGTGCTTCGAATCCGCAGACGGCAGGGAAGGCATTTCCGCTTTTTTGGAAAAAAGGGAAGCAAAATTCCAGGACAGGTAG
- a CDS encoding 4-hydroxyphenylacetate 3-hydroxylase family protein → MKTGAEYVESLRRLKPNVYIMGEKVDSVVDHPLVKPHINSAALTYDLAHDPLYKDLMVAKSHLTGKPINRFTHIHQNTNDLVVKVKMLRMIAQKTASCFQRCAGFDAMNSVYNTTYEVDQAHGTEYHQRFKEYLKYVQENDIIPAGVMTDSKGNRMLKPSQQKDPDLFVRVVSKNKDGIVIRGAKLQQTGIVNAHEFIIMPTTAMGPEDKDYAVSCAVPVDAPGVTHVFGRQTNDARRYFEKDADIDLGNARYGMVGGEALTILEDVFVPWERVFLFGETEFAGMMVERFASFHRPNYGGCKAGVADVIIGAAKAIADYNGTTSAAHIRDKLSEMVHLNETLYCGAIACSAEGVTLPSGGCFVNNMLANTVKLNVTRYIYEIGRLAHDIAGGILATMPSEHDLKNPEIGPKIRKYYQGVAEVPTENRMRMVRLLESLTGGTAQLESMHGAGSPQAMKVMITRLANLDQKKKLAEELAGIKK, encoded by the coding sequence ATGAAAACTGGTGCGGAATATGTTGAATCTCTCCGCAGGCTGAAACCGAATGTCTACATCATGGGAGAAAAGGTGGATTCCGTGGTGGACCATCCCCTGGTCAAGCCCCACATCAACAGCGCCGCCCTGACCTATGACCTGGCGCATGACCCGCTTTACAAGGACTTGATGGTTGCCAAATCCCACCTGACGGGGAAGCCCATCAACAGGTTCACCCATATCCACCAGAACACGAACGACCTGGTGGTCAAGGTCAAGATGCTCAGGATGATCGCCCAGAAAACGGCCAGCTGTTTCCAGCGCTGCGCCGGCTTTGACGCCATGAATTCGGTGTACAACACGACCTACGAGGTTGACCAGGCCCACGGGACGGAGTACCACCAGCGGTTCAAAGAGTATCTCAAATACGTGCAGGAAAACGACATCATCCCGGCCGGTGTGATGACCGACTCCAAAGGCAACCGGATGTTGAAGCCCAGCCAGCAAAAAGACCCCGACCTTTTCGTACGCGTGGTCAGCAAAAACAAGGACGGGATCGTGATAAGAGGGGCCAAACTGCAGCAGACAGGCATAGTCAACGCCCATGAGTTCATCATCATGCCCACCACGGCCATGGGCCCGGAAGACAAGGATTACGCGGTGAGCTGCGCCGTTCCGGTGGACGCGCCGGGTGTCACCCACGTTTTCGGCCGGCAGACCAACGATGCGCGCAGGTATTTTGAAAAGGACGCCGACATCGACCTGGGCAATGCCAGGTACGGCATGGTCGGCGGCGAAGCCCTGACCATCCTGGAGGATGTATTTGTTCCCTGGGAGAGGGTCTTCCTGTTCGGCGAAACGGAGTTTGCCGGTATGATGGTCGAGCGGTTCGCTTCGTTCCACCGGCCCAACTACGGCGGGTGCAAGGCCGGGGTGGCAGATGTCATCATCGGGGCGGCCAAGGCTATCGCCGATTACAACGGGACGACCAGTGCCGCCCATATCCGGGATAAGCTTTCGGAAATGGTCCATCTTAACGAAACCCTGTACTGCGGGGCCATCGCCTGCTCTGCGGAAGGCGTTACTTTGCCCTCGGGCGGCTGCTTTGTGAACAACATGCTGGCAAATACAGTAAAGCTCAACGTTACCCGCTACATTTATGAAATCGGCCGCCTGGCTCATGACATCGCCGGGGGAATCCTGGCGACCATGCCCTCCGAACACGACCTCAAGAACCCTGAGATTGGACCGAAGATCCGCAAGTACTACCAGGGGGTTGCCGAGGTGCCTACCGAAAACAGAATGAGGATGGTCCGCCTGCTGGAAAGCCTCACCGGCGGGACCGCTCAGCTGGAGTCCATGCACGGCGCCGGTTCGCCGCAGGCCATGAAAGTTATGATTACCAGGCTGGCCAACCTTGACCAGAAGAAAAAGCTGGCGGAAGAGCTGGCGGGGATTAAGAAATAA